In the genome of Pelodiscus sinensis isolate JC-2024 chromosome 3, ASM4963464v1, whole genome shotgun sequence, one region contains:
- the HLX gene encoding H2.0-like homeobox protein isoform X2 produces MYTAGLAPFYASNFSLWSAAYCSASGPGGCFPLEHAAGKKPSFCIADILHAGAGEAESLPGGSAASLAAHLGAVHAHAPFHPSGSPLRPTPVVAPDTPAGFPARLSPLSAAYPHHHHPHRSPGAASSSGAPTPGRLQGNQTHNSSAPAPSSKDLKFGIDRILSAEFDPKVKESNTLRGPYAVLTKDTLPQTYKRKRSWSRAVFSNLQRKGLEKRFEIQKYVTKPDRKQLAAMLGLTDAQVKVWFQNRRMKWRHSKEAQAQKEKEKEPAEKASALAAAEGEREQSPSRSEAESESSEAESLDMAPSDTERTEGAEPGLHQTSVIRSSGSPDLPAAPPPPPGAESPAPPLGGL; encoded by the exons ATGTACAcggccggcctggcccctttctaCGCCTCGAACTTCAGCCTGTGGTCCGCGGCGTACTGCTCCGCGTCCGGCCCGGGCGGCTGCTTCCCCCTGGAGCACGCCGCGGGGAAGAAGCCTTCGTTCTGCATCGCAGACATCCTGCACGCCGGGGCCGGCGAGGCCGAGAGCCTGCCCGGGGGGTCCGCCGCCAGCCTGGCCGCTCACTTGGGAGCGGTCCATGCCCACGCCCCGTTCCACCCCTCCGGCTCCCCGCTCAGACCCACCCCGGTGGTGGCCCCGGAtacccccgccggcttccccgctaGGCTCTCCCCGCTCTCTGCCGCCtaccctcaccaccaccacccgcaCCGATCGCCCGGAGCGGCCAGTAGCAGCGGCGCCCCGACCCCGGGCCGGCTGCAAGGGAACCAAACGCACAACTCCTCGGCTCCGGCTCCTTCCAGCAAAGACCTGAAATTTGGGATTGATCGGATTTTGTCCGCGGAGTTTGATCCCAAAGTCAAGGAAAGCAACACGCTGAGAG GTCCTTATGCGGTTTTAACGAAGGACACGTTGCCTCAAACATACAAAAGAAAACGTTCTTGGTCCAGAGCGGTTTTTTCCAATCTACAGAGGAAAGGGTTAGAGAAAAGATTTGAAATTCAGAAATATGTCACGAAACCGGACAGAAAACAACTTGCAGCGATGCTGGGACTGACTGATGCCCAA GTGAAGGTCTGGTTCCAGAACAGACGCATGAAATGGAGACACTCCAAGGAAGCGCAGGcccagaaggagaaggagaaggaaccTGCCGAGAAGGCCAGCGCGCTAGCCGCGGCCGAGGGCGAGCgggagcagagccccagccgGTCGGAAGCGGAGAGCGAGAGCAGCGAGGCGGAGTCTCTGGACATGGCCCCCAGCGACACGGAACGGACTGAGGGCGCCGAACCGGGCCTGCACCAGACCAGTGTCATCAGGTCCTCGGGGAGCCCGGACCtgcccgcagcgccgcccccgcCGCCCGGAGCCGAGAGCCCGGCGCCCCCGCTCGGCGGCCTTTAG
- the HLX gene encoding H2.0-like homeobox protein isoform X1 codes for MYTAGLAPFYASNFSLWSAAYCSASGPGGCFPLEHAAGKKPSFCIADILHAGAGEAESLPGGSAASLAAHLGAVHAHAPFHPSGSPLRPTPVVAPDTPAGFPARLSPLSAAYPHHHHPHRSPGAASSSGAPTPGRLQGNQTHNSSAPAPSSKDLKFGIDRILSAEFDPKVKESNTLRDLTSLLTTSRQTGVHLPTLQPSAGQFFASLDPINEASTILGPLNTNSRNSVQHQFQDTFPGPYAVLTKDTLPQTYKRKRSWSRAVFSNLQRKGLEKRFEIQKYVTKPDRKQLAAMLGLTDAQVKVWFQNRRMKWRHSKEAQAQKEKEKEPAEKASALAAAEGEREQSPSRSEAESESSEAESLDMAPSDTERTEGAEPGLHQTSVIRSSGSPDLPAAPPPPPGAESPAPPLGGL; via the exons ATGTACAcggccggcctggcccctttctaCGCCTCGAACTTCAGCCTGTGGTCCGCGGCGTACTGCTCCGCGTCCGGCCCGGGCGGCTGCTTCCCCCTGGAGCACGCCGCGGGGAAGAAGCCTTCGTTCTGCATCGCAGACATCCTGCACGCCGGGGCCGGCGAGGCCGAGAGCCTGCCCGGGGGGTCCGCCGCCAGCCTGGCCGCTCACTTGGGAGCGGTCCATGCCCACGCCCCGTTCCACCCCTCCGGCTCCCCGCTCAGACCCACCCCGGTGGTGGCCCCGGAtacccccgccggcttccccgctaGGCTCTCCCCGCTCTCTGCCGCCtaccctcaccaccaccacccgcaCCGATCGCCCGGAGCGGCCAGTAGCAGCGGCGCCCCGACCCCGGGCCGGCTGCAAGGGAACCAAACGCACAACTCCTCGGCTCCGGCTCCTTCCAGCAAAGACCTGAAATTTGGGATTGATCGGATTTTGTCCGCGGAGTTTGATCCCAAAGTCAAGGAAAGCAACACGCTGAGAG ATCTGACCTCCTTATTAACTACAAGCCGCCAAACTGGGGTTCATCTCCCCACCTTGCAGCCTTCAGCCGGCCAGTTCTTCGCGTCTCTAGATCCCATTAACGAGGCCTCTACTATTCTCGGTCCCTTAAACACAAACTCAAGGAATTCAGTTCAGCACCAGTTTCAAGACACTTTTCCAG GTCCTTATGCGGTTTTAACGAAGGACACGTTGCCTCAAACATACAAAAGAAAACGTTCTTGGTCCAGAGCGGTTTTTTCCAATCTACAGAGGAAAGGGTTAGAGAAAAGATTTGAAATTCAGAAATATGTCACGAAACCGGACAGAAAACAACTTGCAGCGATGCTGGGACTGACTGATGCCCAA GTGAAGGTCTGGTTCCAGAACAGACGCATGAAATGGAGACACTCCAAGGAAGCGCAGGcccagaaggagaaggagaaggaaccTGCCGAGAAGGCCAGCGCGCTAGCCGCGGCCGAGGGCGAGCgggagcagagccccagccgGTCGGAAGCGGAGAGCGAGAGCAGCGAGGCGGAGTCTCTGGACATGGCCCCCAGCGACACGGAACGGACTGAGGGCGCCGAACCGGGCCTGCACCAGACCAGTGTCATCAGGTCCTCGGGGAGCCCGGACCtgcccgcagcgccgcccccgcCGCCCGGAGCCGAGAGCCCGGCGCCCCCGCTCGGCGGCCTTTAG